One segment of Tamlana crocina DNA contains the following:
- the rpsU gene encoding 30S ribosomal protein S21, whose product MLIIPIKEGENIDRALKRYKRKFDRTGTKRALQSRKQFVKPSVVRRAQIQKAQYIQQLRDAEDI is encoded by the coding sequence ATGTTAATAATACCAATTAAAGAAGGAGAAAATATAGATAGAGCGCTAAAGCGTTACAAAAGAAAGTTCGACAGAACAGGTACCAAGCGTGCATTGCAGTCTCGCAAGCAGTTTGTTAAGCCATCTGTAGTTCGTAGAGCGCAAATCCAAAAAGCGCAGTACATCCAACAATTAAGAGATGCAGAAGATATATAA
- the rplJ gene encoding 50S ribosomal protein L10 encodes MTREEKSQVIEDLTAELAENANIYLTDISGLNAGATSDLRRAAFKANVKMAVVKNTLLAKAMEASDKEFGELPSVLKGNTSVMYAEAGNAPAKLIKNFRKKSEKPLLKGAFIEEAIYIGDNQLDTLVDIKSREELLGEIVGLLQSPAKNVVSALKSGGNTIAGLIKTLSEKEG; translated from the coding sequence ATGACAAGAGAAGAAAAATCACAAGTAATTGAGGACTTAACTGCAGAATTAGCCGAAAACGCCAATATCTATTTAACCGATATTTCAGGATTAAACGCAGGAGCTACCTCAGATTTACGTCGTGCCGCATTTAAGGCCAACGTAAAAATGGCAGTTGTTAAAAATACATTGCTTGCAAAAGCCATGGAAGCTTCAGACAAAGAGTTTGGGGAGCTTCCTTCGGTATTAAAAGGAAATACATCTGTGATGTATGCCGAAGCAGGTAATGCACCAGCTAAGTTGATAAAGAACTTCCGTAAAAAATCTGAAAAGCCTTTATTAAAAGGAGCTTTTATTGAGGAAGCGATTTACATTGGCGATAACCAACTAGACACATTGGTTGATATCAAGTCTAGAGAAGAGTTATTAGGAGAAATTGTTGGATTGTTACAATCTCCGGCCAAAAACGTTGTATCTGCTCTTAAGTCGGGTGGAAACACAATTGCTGGTCTTATTAAAACACTATCTGAAAAAGAAGGATAG
- the rplL gene encoding 50S ribosomal protein L7/L12 codes for MADLKDFAEQLVNLTVKEVNELATILKDEYGIEPAAAAAVAVAGPAGGGDDAGEAQTEFDVILKAAGGSKLAVVKLVKELTGLGLKEAKELVDGAPSAIKEAVSKDEAEALKTQLEEAGAEVELK; via the coding sequence ATGGCAGATTTAAAAGATTTCGCAGAACAATTAGTTAACCTTACTGTAAAAGAAGTAAACGAGTTAGCAACTATATTAAAAGATGAGTATGGTATCGAGCCTGCTGCTGCTGCTGCAGTTGCGGTTGCTGGTCCAGCTGGTGGAGGTGACGACGCCGGTGAAGCTCAAACTGAGTTTGATGTAATCTTAAAAGCAGCAGGTGGTTCTAAATTGGCTGTTGTAAAATTAGTTAAGGAATTAACTGGTTTAGGATTAAAAGAAGCTAAAGAATTAGTTGACGGTGCACCAAGCGCTATCAAAGAAGCAGTTTCTAAAGATGAAGCTGAGGCTCTTAAAACTCAATTAGAAGAGGCTGGAGCAGAGGTTGAGCTTAAGTAA
- the rplK gene encoding 50S ribosomal protein L11: MAKELSKVVKLQVRGGAANPSPPVGPALGAAGVNIMEFCKQFNARTQDKAGKVLPVVISVYKDKSFDFVIKTPPAAVQLLEAAKVKKGSGEPNRKKVAKVSWDQIKTIAEDKMQDLNAFEVASAMKMVAGTARSMGITVTGKFPS, encoded by the coding sequence ATGGCAAAAGAATTAAGTAAAGTAGTTAAGTTACAAGTTCGGGGAGGTGCTGCGAATCCGTCGCCACCGGTTGGACCCGCTTTAGGTGCTGCTGGGGTAAACATTATGGAGTTCTGTAAGCAATTTAATGCTAGAACCCAAGATAAAGCTGGTAAAGTATTACCGGTAGTTATCTCTGTTTACAAAGACAAGTCTTTCGACTTTGTTATTAAAACTCCTCCAGCTGCAGTACAATTATTAGAAGCGGCCAAGGTGAAAAAAGGTTCAGGTGAACCAAACCGAAAAAAAGTAGCTAAAGTATCTTGGGATCAGATCAAGACCATCGCAGAAGACAAAATGCAAGATTTAAATGCATTTGAAGTGGCTTCTGCCATGAAAATGGTTGCTGGTACGGCAAGATCGATGGGAATAACCGTAACAGGAAAATTTCCTTCTTAA
- the rplA gene encoding 50S ribosomal protein L1: MARLTRKQKEALAKIEKGKVYSLDEASALVKEITNTKFDASVDIAVRLGVDPRKANQMVRGVVSLPHGTGKDMKVLALVTPDKEAEAKEAGADYVGLDEYLDKIKGGWTDVDVIITMPSVMGKLGPLGRVLGPRGLMPNPKTGTVTMDVAKAVSEVKAGKIDFKVDKTGIVHAAIGKASFSADKIAGNANELIQTLIKLKPTAAKGTYVKSIFMSSTMSPSIAVDPKVG; encoded by the coding sequence ATGGCAAGATTAACAAGAAAGCAAAAAGAGGCTTTAGCGAAGATTGAAAAAGGAAAGGTGTATTCATTAGATGAAGCATCTGCCCTAGTTAAAGAAATTACCAATACCAAGTTTGATGCATCAGTTGATATCGCTGTACGTTTGGGCGTAGATCCACGTAAAGCCAATCAAATGGTAAGAGGTGTTGTTTCACTTCCACACGGTACTGGTAAAGACATGAAAGTATTAGCATTGGTAACTCCAGACAAAGAAGCAGAGGCTAAAGAAGCTGGTGCTGATTATGTTGGGTTGGACGAGTACCTTGATAAAATTAAAGGTGGTTGGACAGATGTAGACGTTATCATTACTATGCCTAGCGTAATGGGTAAATTAGGTCCTTTAGGACGTGTGTTAGGTCCTCGTGGCTTAATGCCAAACCCTAAGACTGGTACGGTAACTATGGATGTTGCAAAAGCGGTTAGCGAAGTAAAAGCTGGTAAAATCGATTTTAAAGTTGATAAAACCGGTATTGTGCACGCTGCTATTGGAAAGGCATCATTCAGTGCTGATAAAATTGCTGGAAACGCAAATGAATTAATTCAAACACTTATTAAATTAAAACCAACAGCTGCAAAAGGAACTTATGTAAAGAGCATCTTTATGTCTTCTACCATGAGCCCAAGTATTGCGGTTGATCCTAAGGTTGGTTAA
- the tuf gene encoding elongation factor Tu, with translation MAKATFDRSKPHLNIGTIGHVDHGKTTLTAAITKVLADAGFSEARSFDQIDNAPEEKERGITINTSHVEYQTANRHYAHVDCPGHADYVKNMVTGAAQMDGAILVVAATDGPMPQTREHILLGRQVGIPRIVVFLNKVDMVDDEELLELVDMEVRDLLSFYEYDGDNGPVISGSALGALNGEQKWVDTVLELMEACDNWIEEPVRDMDKPFLMPIEDVFSITGRGTVATGRIETGVAQTGDPVEIIGMGAEKLTSTITGIEMFRQILDRGEAGDNAGILLRGIEKTQISRGMVITKPGSVTPHKNFKAEVYILKKEEGGRHTPFHNNYRPQFYVRTTDVTGNISLPDGVEMVMPGDNLTITVELIQPIAMNVGLRFAIREGGRTVGAGQVTEILD, from the coding sequence ATGGCAAAGGCAACTTTCGATCGTTCAAAACCACACTTAAATATTGGTACAATTGGACACGTAGATCACGGTAAAACAACTTTAACTGCTGCTATTACTAAAGTATTAGCTGATGCAGGTTTCTCAGAAGCAAGATCTTTTGATCAAATTGATAACGCTCCAGAAGAAAAGGAAAGAGGTATTACAATTAACACTTCTCACGTAGAGTATCAAACAGCTAATCGTCACTATGCTCACGTTGACTGTCCAGGTCACGCCGATTACGTTAAGAACATGGTAACTGGTGCTGCGCAAATGGACGGTGCTATCTTGGTGGTAGCTGCGACTGATGGTCCTATGCCACAAACTCGCGAGCACATCCTTTTAGGACGTCAGGTAGGTATTCCTCGTATCGTTGTTTTCTTGAACAAAGTTGATATGGTGGATGATGAAGAGCTTTTAGAGCTTGTAGATATGGAAGTTAGAGATTTATTGAGCTTCTACGAGTACGATGGAGACAATGGTCCTGTAATTTCTGGTTCTGCTTTAGGTGCACTTAACGGTGAGCAAAAATGGGTAGATACTGTATTGGAATTAATGGAAGCTTGCGATAACTGGATTGAAGAGCCAGTACGTGATATGGACAAGCCTTTCTTGATGCCAATTGAAGACGTATTCTCTATTACTGGTCGTGGTACTGTAGCAACTGGTCGTATTGAAACTGGTGTTGCTCAAACTGGTGACCCTGTAGAAATTATCGGTATGGGTGCTGAGAAGTTAACTTCTACTATCACAGGTATCGAAATGTTCCGTCAAATCCTAGATAGAGGTGAAGCTGGAGATAACGCTGGTATCTTATTAAGAGGTATTGAGAAAACTCAAATCTCAAGAGGTATGGTTATCACTAAGCCAGGTTCTGTAACGCCTCACAAAAACTTCAAAGCTGAGGTTTATATCTTGAAAAAAGAAGAAGGTGGACGTCACACTCCATTCCACAACAACTACCGTCCTCAGTTCTACGTACGTACAACTGACGTAACAGGAAACATTTCTCTTCCAGATGGTGTTGAAATGGTAATGCCAGGAGATAACTTAACTATCACTGTTGAATTGATTCAGCCAATTGCAATGAACGTAGGTTTACGTTTCGCAATCCGTGAAGGTGGTAGAACTGTAGGTGCAGGTCAGGTAACTGAAATCCTAGACTAA
- a CDS encoding tyrosine-type recombinase/integrase yields the protein MVFQSFLDYLLLEKNYSALTLKAYQTDLESFKRFVEDEYGDQNMANVNYPQIRSWIVQLVEGGLTNRSVNRKVSALSSYYKFLLKVGDIEVNPLAKHRALKTSKKVQVPFSESEVKTVIDNLALGDDFESVRNKFIIELFYSTGIRRIELIELKLSSIDLNNKTLKVLGKRNKERIVPLLNSVVQTAFLYLEKRTKLPDISDKDMLFLTKKGVKIYETLVYRIINEYFSLASSKVKKSPHILRHSFATHLLNQGADLNAVKELLGHSSLAATQVYTHNSIAELKKVHVKAHPRSKK from the coding sequence ATGGTATTCCAATCATTTTTAGATTATCTGCTGCTCGAAAAAAATTATTCGGCCTTAACCTTAAAGGCTTACCAAACCGATTTGGAAAGTTTTAAACGTTTTGTTGAGGACGAATACGGCGACCAAAACATGGCTAACGTAAATTACCCCCAAATACGAAGTTGGATTGTGCAATTGGTAGAAGGTGGACTCACCAACCGAAGTGTAAACCGAAAGGTGTCGGCATTGAGCAGTTATTATAAATTCTTATTGAAGGTGGGCGACATTGAAGTGAATCCGTTGGCTAAGCATCGTGCGTTAAAAACAAGCAAAAAGGTGCAGGTGCCATTTTCGGAATCCGAGGTGAAAACCGTTATCGACAATTTGGCCTTGGGCGACGATTTTGAAAGCGTACGCAACAAATTTATAATAGAACTGTTCTATTCCACCGGTATTAGGCGCATCGAACTTATTGAGCTAAAGTTGAGCAGTATCGACCTCAATAATAAAACCCTAAAAGTTTTAGGAAAACGTAATAAAGAGCGTATTGTGCCGTTATTAAATTCGGTAGTGCAAACCGCTTTTTTGTATTTGGAGAAAAGGACTAAACTGCCTGATATTTCGGATAAAGATATGCTCTTTTTAACGAAAAAAGGCGTTAAAATATATGAAACACTTGTTTACAGAATAATAAATGAGTATTTTAGTTTGGCATCTTCAAAAGTAAAAAAGAGTCCGCACATACTCAGGCACTCTTTTGCAACACATTTGTTAAACCAAGGTGCCGATTTAAACGCTGTTAAAGAACTTTTAGGACATTCCAGTTTGGCTGCTACCCAGGTTTACACCCACAACAGCATTGCCGAGTTGAAAAAAGTGCACGTTAAGGCACATCCCAGAAGTAAAAAATAG
- the rpoB gene encoding DNA-directed RNA polymerase subunit beta, producing the protein MLSTQAERLNFSSIVNRTEYPDFLDIQIKSFQDFFQLETKSEERGDEGLYNTFMENFPITDSRNQFVLEFLDYFVDPPRYAIEECIERGLTYSVPLKARLKLYCTDPEHEDFETIVQDVYLGTIPYMTPSGTFVINGAERVVVSQLHRSPGVFFGQSFHANGTKLYSARVIPFKGSWIEFATDINQVMYAYIDRKKKLPVTTLFRAIGFERDKDILEIFDLAEEVKVSKTGLKKYTGRKLAARVLNTWHEDFVDEDTGEVVSIERNEIVLDRDTVLDKDNIEEIIEADVKTILLHKESNEQGDYAIIHNTLQKDPTNSEKEAVEHIYRQLRNAEPPDEETARGIIDKLFFSDQRYSLGEVGRYRMNKKLGLDIGMDKQVLTKEDIITIIKYLIELINSKAEIDDIDHLSNRRVRTVGEQLSQQFGVGLARMARTIRERMNVRDNEVFTPIDLINAKTLSSVINSFFGTNQLSQFMDQTNPLAEITHKRRLSALGPGGLSRERAGFEVRDVHYTHYGRLCPIETPEGPNIGLISSLSVFAKVNSMGFIETPYRPVENGVVDIKNEPIYLSAEEEEEKLIAQATVQVDDEGTILHDKVIARMEGDFPVIDPKEIHYTDVAPNQISSISASLIPFLEHDDANRALMGSNMMRQAVPLLRPESPIVGTGLERQVASDSRVLINAEGDGVVEYVDAKEIRIKYDRTEDEAKVSFDSDVKVYPLVKFRKTNQGTSINLKPIVVKGDKVAKGQVLCEGYATQKGELALGRNMKVAFMPWKGYNFEDAIVISEKVVREDIFTSIHIDEYSLEVRDTKLGNEELTNDIPNVSEEATKDLDENGMIRVGAEVKPGDILIGKITPKGESDPTPEEKLLRAIFGDKAGDVKDASLKASPSLNGVVIDKKLFARAVKDKRKRAQDKDDILALEAQYDRKFDELKDVLVDKLFAIVNGKTAQGIYNDLGEEVLPKGKKFTLKMLNAVDDYAHLVSGKWTTDDHTNQLVADLIHNYKIKENDLQGALRREKFTISVGDELPSGIIKLAKVYIAKKRKLKVGDKMAGRHGNKGIVARIVRQEDMPFLEDGTPVDIVLNPLGVPSRMNIGQIYETVLGWAGQKLGRKYATPIFDGANIDQINALTDEAGIPRYGHTYLYDGGTGQRFDQPATVGVIYMLKLGHMVDDKMHARSIGPYSLITQQPLGGKAQFGGQRFGEMEVWALEAYGASSTLREILTVKSDDVIGRAKTYESIVKGEPMPDPGLPESFNVLMHELKGLGLDIRLEE; encoded by the coding sequence ATGTTGTCAACACAAGCTGAAAGATTAAATTTCTCCTCTATTGTAAATAGAACGGAATATCCCGACTTTTTGGATATTCAGATTAAATCCTTCCAGGATTTTTTCCAACTAGAAACTAAATCTGAAGAAAGAGGTGATGAAGGGCTTTATAACACCTTCATGGAAAACTTTCCAATTACAGATTCACGTAATCAATTCGTATTAGAATTTTTAGATTACTTTGTAGATCCACCAAGATATGCCATTGAAGAGTGTATTGAAAGAGGACTTACTTACAGCGTTCCGCTAAAGGCCAGGTTAAAGTTATATTGTACGGATCCTGAACATGAAGATTTCGAAACCATTGTCCAGGATGTTTACTTAGGAACTATTCCTTACATGACGCCCAGTGGAACTTTTGTTATTAACGGTGCCGAGCGTGTAGTAGTATCGCAGTTACACCGTTCGCCGGGAGTATTCTTCGGGCAGTCGTTCCATGCTAACGGGACAAAATTATATTCAGCAAGGGTTATTCCATTCAAAGGATCGTGGATTGAGTTTGCTACAGATATCAACCAGGTAATGTACGCCTACATCGATAGAAAGAAGAAGTTACCGGTTACTACACTTTTCCGTGCTATCGGGTTTGAGCGTGATAAGGATATCTTAGAAATTTTTGATTTGGCCGAAGAGGTTAAAGTATCAAAAACAGGTTTAAAAAAATACACAGGCAGAAAATTAGCGGCGCGTGTGCTTAACACATGGCACGAAGATTTTGTTGATGAAGATACAGGTGAAGTAGTATCTATCGAGCGTAACGAAATTGTTTTAGATCGTGATACGGTTTTAGATAAAGACAATATCGAAGAAATTATCGAAGCCGATGTAAAAACCATTCTTTTACACAAGGAATCGAACGAGCAAGGTGATTACGCCATCATCCACAATACGCTACAAAAAGACCCTACCAACTCTGAAAAAGAAGCGGTAGAGCATATCTACAGACAATTACGTAATGCCGAGCCGCCCGATGAGGAAACTGCTCGTGGTATTATCGATAAATTATTCTTTAGTGACCAACGTTACTCTTTAGGGGAAGTAGGTCGTTATAGAATGAACAAAAAATTAGGTCTTGATATCGGTATGGATAAGCAAGTGCTTACCAAAGAAGATATCATTACCATTATAAAATATTTAATCGAGCTGATCAACTCTAAAGCTGAGATTGATGATATCGATCACCTTTCTAACCGTCGTGTGCGTACCGTAGGTGAGCAGTTGTCACAACAGTTTGGTGTTGGTTTAGCACGTATGGCACGTACCATCCGTGAGCGTATGAACGTTCGCGATAACGAGGTATTTACACCAATCGATTTGATTAACGCGAAGACTCTTTCTTCAGTAATCAACTCGTTCTTTGGAACAAACCAGTTGTCTCAATTTATGGATCAAACCAACCCATTGGCAGAGATTACGCACAAGCGTCGTCTTTCTGCACTTGGGCCTGGAGGTCTATCGCGTGAAAGAGCTGGTTTCGAGGTACGTGACGTTCACTATACACACTACGGTCGTTTATGTCCTATTGAAACACCTGAAGGTCCAAACATTGGTTTGATTTCTTCACTTTCGGTTTTTGCCAAAGTAAATTCAATGGGCTTTATCGAAACACCTTACCGTCCGGTAGAAAATGGTGTTGTTGATATTAAAAACGAACCAATCTATTTAAGTGCAGAGGAGGAAGAAGAAAAGTTAATCGCACAAGCTACCGTTCAGGTAGATGACGAAGGAACTATTCTTCATGATAAAGTAATTGCACGTATGGAAGGTGACTTCCCGGTAATTGATCCAAAAGAGATTCATTATACCGATGTAGCGCCAAACCAAATTTCATCTATTTCGGCGTCTTTGATTCCGTTCTTGGAGCATGATGATGCGAACCGTGCCTTGATGGGATCGAACATGATGCGTCAGGCCGTTCCATTATTGCGTCCAGAATCACCTATCGTTGGTACTGGATTGGAGCGCCAAGTGGCTTCAGATTCGCGTGTATTGATTAATGCTGAAGGTGACGGTGTTGTAGAGTATGTTGATGCCAAAGAAATTCGTATCAAATATGATAGAACCGAAGACGAAGCTAAAGTTAGTTTCGACAGCGATGTGAAAGTTTACCCATTGGTAAAGTTCAGAAAGACTAACCAAGGTACGTCAATAAACCTTAAGCCTATTGTGGTTAAGGGCGATAAAGTAGCTAAAGGACAGGTATTGTGTGAAGGTTACGCTACCCAAAAAGGGGAGTTGGCACTTGGTAGAAACATGAAAGTAGCCTTTATGCCTTGGAAAGGGTATAACTTTGAGGATGCTATCGTGATTTCTGAAAAAGTGGTTCGTGAAGATATTTTCACATCTATCCATATTGATGAATATTCTTTAGAAGTAAGAGATACTAAACTAGGTAACGAGGAGTTGACTAACGATATTCCTAACGTTTCGGAAGAGGCTACAAAAGACCTTGACGAAAATGGTATGATTCGTGTTGGTGCCGAGGTAAAACCTGGCGATATCCTTATTGGTAAGATTACTCCAAAAGGAGAGTCTGATCCAACTCCTGAAGAAAAATTATTACGTGCCATTTTTGGTGATAAAGCTGGTGATGTAAAAGATGCATCGTTAAAAGCTTCGCCGTCGTTAAATGGTGTTGTAATTGATAAAAAATTATTTGCCAGAGCGGTTAAAGATAAGCGTAAAAGAGCACAAGATAAAGATGATATCTTGGCTTTGGAAGCACAATACGACAGAAAGTTTGACGAACTGAAAGATGTTTTGGTCGATAAACTTTTTGCCATTGTAAACGGAAAAACGGCTCAAGGAATTTATAACGATTTAGGTGAAGAAGTTTTACCAAAAGGTAAAAAATTCACTTTAAAAATGCTAAATGCTGTTGATGATTACGCACACTTGGTATCTGGAAAATGGACAACCGATGACCATACCAACCAATTGGTGGCCGATTTGATCCATAACTACAAAATCAAGGAAAACGACTTGCAAGGCGCTTTACGTCGCGAGAAGTTTACCATTTCTGTAGGGGATGAATTGCCATCGGGAATCATCAAATTAGCGAAGGTTTACATTGCTAAAAAGCGTAAATTAAAAGTAGGTGATAAAATGGCAGGACGTCACGGTAACAAAGGTATTGTTGCCCGTATCGTTCGTCAGGAAGATATGCCTTTCTTGGAAGACGGAACACCGGTTGATATTGTATTGAACCCACTAGGTGTACCATCTCGTATGAACATTGGTCAGATTTATGAAACCGTTTTGGGTTGGGCCGGACAAAAGTTAGGTCGCAAGTATGCTACACCTATTTTTGATGGTGCTAATATTGATCAAATCAATGCGCTAACAGACGAGGCAGGTATTCCAAGGTATGGACACACTTATCTTTACGATGGTGGTACTGGTCAGCGTTTCGATCAGCCAGCAACCGTTGGTGTGATTTACATGCTGAAATTAGGACACATGGTTGACGATAAGATGCACGCGCGTTCTATCGGACCTTACTCATTAATTACGCAGCAACCATTGGGTGGTAAAGCCCAGTTTGGTGGTCAGCGTTTTGGTGAGATGGAAGTTTGGGCACTTGAGGCTTATGGCGCATCGAGTACCTTACGCGAGATTCTAACTGTAAAATCTGATGATGTTATTGGTAGAGCCAAAACTTACGAAAGTATCGTTAAGGGAGAACCAATGCCAGATCCAGGATTGCCAGAATCTTTCAACGTATTAATGCACGAGTTGAAAGGTTTAGGTTTGGATATTAGATTAGAAGAGTAA
- a CDS encoding acyl-CoA dehydrogenase family protein, giving the protein MNSMYFTEEHVLFRESLQDFLKKEVVPHIESWEKTGNIDRFIWKKFGEMGFFGINYPEVYGGLNLDLFYTVIFLEELQKINSGGFAAAIWAHAYLAMTHLNAEGSEAIKQNYLVPSITGEKIGCLCITEPFGGSDVAGMRTTAVNEGEHYIINGSKTFITNGVLSDYLVVAAKTNPELGNKGVSMFVIDRETAGISATKLDKLGWRASDTGEIAFDNVKVPAENLMGDEGKGFSYIMQHFALERLIMGVNAHARAEYALEYAQQYMSERHAFGKSIDKFQALRHTMADLYTEMEVCKAFNYSVAYRLDKGEYVVKEATMSKLKSTKMADEVIYQCLQFLGGYGYMEDYPMARLFRDSRLGPIGGGTSEILREIIAKIIIDKKEYRPATQ; this is encoded by the coding sequence ATGAATAGTATGTACTTCACCGAAGAGCATGTTCTTTTTAGAGAAAGCCTTCAAGATTTTTTAAAGAAAGAAGTGGTGCCCCATATTGAATCTTGGGAAAAAACCGGAAATATCGACCGATTTATTTGGAAGAAATTTGGTGAGATGGGTTTTTTTGGCATCAATTATCCTGAAGTTTACGGTGGCTTAAACCTCGATTTGTTTTACACAGTTATCTTTTTGGAAGAGTTGCAAAAAATCAACTCTGGTGGTTTCGCTGCGGCTATATGGGCCCATGCCTATTTGGCGATGACGCACCTTAACGCCGAAGGTAGCGAAGCTATTAAACAGAACTATTTGGTGCCTAGCATAACAGGTGAAAAAATAGGCTGCCTGTGCATTACCGAGCCTTTTGGGGGTAGCGATGTGGCTGGTATGCGTACCACTGCTGTTAATGAGGGCGAACATTACATAATAAATGGGTCTAAAACATTTATTACCAATGGCGTGTTAAGCGACTATCTGGTGGTGGCGGCAAAAACCAATCCTGAGTTGGGAAACAAGGGCGTGAGTATGTTTGTTATCGATAGGGAAACGGCTGGTATTTCGGCCACCAAACTCGATAAGCTGGGTTGGCGCGCTTCCGATACGGGAGAGATTGCTTTTGATAATGTAAAAGTGCCCGCTGAAAATTTAATGGGCGACGAGGGCAAAGGCTTTTCGTATATTATGCAGCACTTTGCGTTGGAGCGTTTGATTATGGGCGTTAATGCCCACGCTCGTGCCGAATACGCTTTAGAGTATGCGCAACAATACATGAGTGAGCGCCATGCGTTTGGAAAATCGATTGATAAATTCCAGGCCTTACGACACACTATGGCCGATTTGTACACCGAAATGGAAGTGTGCAAAGCGTTTAACTATTCGGTAGCGTACCGATTGGATAAAGGTGAATATGTGGTAAAGGAAGCGACCATGAGTAAACTGAAATCGACCAAAATGGCCGATGAGGTGATTTACCAATGTTTGCAATTTTTAGGCGGCTACGGCTATATGGAAGACTACCCGATGGCACGCTTGTTCCGTGATAGCCGATTGGGTCCTATTGGTGGAGGAACTTCGGAAATTCTTCGCGAAATTATCGCAAAAATAATAATAGACAAGAAGGAATATAGACCAGCCACACAGTAA
- the nusG gene encoding transcription termination/antitermination protein NusG, protein MSEVSDKKWYVVRAVSGQENKIKTYIENEIARLGMQDYVDQVLVPTERVVQIRNGKKIHKEKVFFPGYIMIQANLTGEVPHIIRSVTNVIGFLGETKGGDPVPLRQSEVNRMLGKVDELAVEESANVAIPYTKGETVKVIDGPFNGFDGTIEKINEEKRKLEVMVKIFGRKTPLELSYMQVEKV, encoded by the coding sequence ATGTCTGAAGTAAGTGATAAAAAATGGTATGTAGTTCGTGCCGTAAGCGGTCAAGAAAACAAAATCAAAACCTATATCGAGAATGAAATAGCTCGTTTGGGTATGCAAGATTATGTTGACCAAGTATTGGTGCCTACCGAGCGCGTGGTTCAAATCCGTAACGGAAAAAAAATCCACAAGGAAAAAGTGTTTTTCCCTGGGTATATTATGATTCAAGCCAACCTAACCGGAGAAGTGCCGCACATTATTCGTTCGGTAACCAACGTTATTGGCTTCTTAGGGGAAACCAAAGGCGGAGATCCAGTACCATTAAGACAATCTGAAGTAAATAGAATGTTAGGTAAGGTTGATGAATTGGCCGTTGAAGAAAGCGCCAATGTTGCCATTCCTTACACTAAAGGCGAAACAGTTAAAGTTATTGATGGACCATTCAACGGTTTTGATGGTACTATTGAAAAGATAAATGAAGAAAAGCGTAAGCTGGAAGTTATGGTGAAGATTTTCGGAAGAAAAACACCTTTGGAGCTCAGCTATATGCAGGTTGAAAAAGTATAA
- the secE gene encoding preprotein translocase subunit SecE, whose product MAGIVNYIKESFGELKNNVTWPTWAEAQSLTVLVAVFSIIFSLAIWGVDTVFSKVIAAYFQWIG is encoded by the coding sequence ATGGCTGGAATTGTGAATTATATAAAGGAATCGTTTGGTGAACTAAAAAACAACGTTACATGGCCTACTTGGGCAGAAGCGCAAAGCTTAACGGTGTTGGTTGCCGTATTCTCAATTATATTTTCTCTTGCTATTTGGGGCGTAGATACTGTGTTCAGTAAAGTTATCGCAGCTTACTTTCAATGGATTGGATAA
- the raiA gene encoding ribosome-associated translation inhibitor RaiA, translated as MKVNTQSVNFNADQKLINFIQKRMDKLDLFYDRVIKSDVFLKVENTSQKENKIFEAKVSVPGDSFVVKKQCKTFEEGADMAVASLERQLKKRKEKLRAHL; from the coding sequence ATGAAAGTAAACACGCAATCCGTAAATTTCAACGCTGACCAAAAGTTGATAAATTTTATCCAGAAACGCATGGATAAATTAGATTTGTTTTACGATAGGGTGATAAAATCCGATGTGTTTTTAAAGGTAGAAAATACCAGCCAAAAAGAAAATAAAATTTTCGAGGCCAAAGTAAGTGTGCCGGGCGATAGTTTTGTGGTAAAAAAACAATGCAAAACGTTTGAGGAAGGTGCCGATATGGCCGTTGCCTCGCTAGAACGCCAGCTAAAAAAGAGAAAAGAAAAATTAAGGGCACATTTATAA